In the genome of Triticum urartu cultivar G1812 chromosome 5, Tu2.1, whole genome shotgun sequence, one region contains:
- the LOC125510423 gene encoding fatty acyl-CoA reductase 1-like: MDAGAVAGCLRDKTVLVTGSTGYLGKLMVEKILRVQPDVKKVYLLVRAPDAASAEQRILTQVLGKDLFNTLREKHGLAGFQKLIKEKIVPLAGDVGTRNFGLDSSTSDDLCQEIDVIVHGAATTSFYERYDVALASNALGAQYGCEFAKKCPNLKLLLHVSTAFVAGTQEGLLLEKALKMGEALRPGCHLDIEAELQLVEKVKAELAEAKSGGSDQSSEKIAMKELGFKRACHFGWPNVYTFTKAMGEMLLEQQRGDLPVVIIRPTMVTSTYQDPFPGWIEGARTIDALIVAYNEQAFPCFVGDRNDTMDAVPADMVVNATLVAMAVHWNEKGQVIYHVSSAIRNPLTGQVLEDVCWDYFSIHPRVLENGKPLENRRPYVFKRFAYFRAYLILMYKLPLEILHAVSVLLCGLFSQYYNKHNRRYTFLMLLVKLYAPYAFFKGCFDDTNLTRLRKEVKMDGKDGSLFNFDPKSMDWHSYLLNVHVPAVLMYGRKNKGSV; the protein is encoded by the exons ATGGACGCTGGCGCGGTGGCTGGATGCCTCCGGGACAAGACCGTCCTCGTCACCGGCTCAACTGGCTACCTCGGAAAAT TGATGGTGGAGAAGATACTGAGAGTACAGCCGGACGTGAAGAAGGTCTACCTGCTGGTGCGCGCTCCCGATGCCGCCTCCGCCGAGCAGCGTATCCTGACCCAG GTGCTAGGGAAGGACCTGTTCAATACCCTGCGGGAAAAGCACGGGCTTGCTGGCTTCCAGAAGCTGATCAAAGAGAAGATAGTTCCTCTGGCGGGAGACGTCGGGACTCGCAACTTCGGGCTCGACAGCTCCACATCTGACGACCTGTGTCAGGAGATCGATGTTATCGTCCATGGGGCTGCAACGACTAGCTTTTATGAAAG GTACGATGTTGCTTTGGCATCGAATGCATTAGGAGCCCAATATGGATGCGAATTTGCCAAGAAGTGTCCTAATCTGAAATTGTTGCTTCATGTTTCCACTG CTTTTGTAGCTGGTACTCAAGAAGGACTTTTACTGGAGAAAGCACTCAAGATGGGTGAAGCATTACGGCCCGGTTGCCACTTGGACATTGAAGCTGAGTTGCAGCTGGTTGAGAAGGTCAAGGCTGAACTCGCAGAGGCGAAGAGTGGTGGTTCAGACCAATCATCGGAGAAGATAGCCATGAAAGAACTTGGCTTCAAGAG GGCTTGTCATTTTGGATGGCCAAATGTATATACATTTACCAAGGCTATGGGGGAGATGTTACTTGAGCAGCAGAGGGGAGACCTTCCTGTCGTTATTATTCGACCCACCATGGTAACCAGCACTTATCAAGATCCATTTCCTGGGTGGATAGAAGGGGCGAG GACAATTGATGCTCTGATTGTCGCCTACAATGAGCAGGCATTCCCATGTTTCGTAGGTGATCGCAATGACACAATGGATGCA GTTCCTGCAGATATGGTGGTAAATGCAACACTGGTAGCCATGGCTGTTCACTGGAATGAGAAAGGGCAAGTCATTTACCATGTGAGCTCGGCAATCCGAAATCCATTGACCGGTCAAGTTCTTGAGGACGTGTGCTGGGATTATTTCTCCATCCATCCCCGTGTACTAGAAAATGGGAAACCTCTAGAAAACAGAAGGCCATACGTGTTCAAGAGATTCGCTTACTTCCGCGCATATCTGATCCTGATGTATAAGCTACCACTTGAG ATTTTGCATGCAGTGAGCGTATTACTCTGTGGGTTGTTTTCCCAATATTACAACAAGCACAACCGAAGATACACTTTCCTAATGCTCTTGGTCAAGCTGTATGCACCATATGCCTTCTTCAAAGGATG CTTTGATGACACAAACTTAACAAGATTGAGGAAGGAAGTAAAGATGGACGGCAAAGATGGTAGCCTCTTCAACTTCGACCCCAAATCTATGGACTGGCACTCGTATCTCTTGAACGTCCACGTCCCAGCTGTGCTAATGTACGGCCGCAAAAATAAGGGAAGCGTATAG